Below is a genomic region from Enoplosus armatus isolate fEnoArm2 chromosome 10, fEnoArm2.hap1, whole genome shotgun sequence.
gaTTATGATCTAGTGTAGTCCTACAGTCACACTGGCAGGTAACCAAGACTTACAGAGCAGTATGTCCACTTTCCGCTCAcactttgtatattttatattgtgtaaTATATTTGAGGTGTAACCCATTCTGTTGCTCAGCCTGAGGCTTATCAACATGTGAAGTCTGTATTTGTTGCCATAGCATCGCCACTTAATCCAATAAATATAAATCTTGTCTGAGTTGCCTTGTGTATCATTAATAGGATACATAAATGGGCATTTAGCACGTTTCCTCCCCTAACAAAAGTTAATATCTATCAGCACCCATTATTCACTTCAGCAGGGTGGATTTAAACTGAACTCTGCACGTTGCAGGACGGTTTCTGTGATTACCAGTCAATTTCAAATTCGACATTGTTTataatcacacaaacatgcagtggAGGTAATAAAGTGGGACCTCGTCATCAGATGGAGCTGCTACATCATCACACGCCTGTTTCCCATTATCCCCTTGAGGAACAGCAAGACTGCATAGCCCACTCCGGCTCCACAGTGTTTTTTAGCTAAAAATAGCAGTCCACACAACTTCACAGAGTCTGGTTACAAGACAACCCTGGGATTCCTTTTGAATGAAGTGGGGGCCAAAGGTCATGGGGGATTTAGCCAATAGCTGTTCTTCCTCTTTAAATCGGAATACTTTAACTCCTCAGAGAGGTGTGGGTAGAGGAGGGAACGAGCATCTGTGAGAGGCCCACACATACTGATAAAGTCACACTCTGAAAGATGTAGGCTGACTGAGTGAGTAAGTAAAGGGTTATTTTTAAGGGGAATTCctacattaaattacatttattgtattgagttaagaaataaaagtattCAGCTTCTATAAGAATTCACAACGCTCTGGTGAAACTGAGGCGTCTGCATCAGATGATGGGGGACGGTGATACGTGCAGGTTGTCTGACACATGTCCAGCAGCATGCTCAAACATGCTGTGGTGGTGGGAGAGGGAAAATGCACTGGCGGGTTAGTCATTATGCAAAACCTCGAGTAGTAAGACTCACATCAGTGGCTTCCTTTATTCCCCGGGGGCCTTGGAACCACCGTTTGCACAAAGCACGCTGGCCCGTCACTGGCAGCAGAGAAATTGTACATCGTGAGCACTGTCTCCTCACTTACTCGATGAAGACAAAACAGTGAATCATATCAGTGGTACAATCTGAGCGCAGTTATGTGTCTGCCTCATGGGCTGTGCTTGGTTTCACCTGAAAGGTGAGTCCAGACATTCATCAGGGATTGACCAACCTGCCCATGAtcatgagtgttttttttttattagtcacTGACACTATACTGTATAACTGAATGGGCTTTAAAGTAGCTTACTGCATGtcctttttcccttttgtttttctctctgagaaGTGATAAGGATATGATAGTCAGAGCCAAAGTACAAGAGACAAAAAAGTCGATCGggaaaaatgcagattttggTCTTTGTAAACATTTCACATAACTGCTTGTGttctctcttgttctcttccCTTATTTGAACAAGAGAGGagttttttggttttctgaTGTAACCCAACCCGTAAGTATGAGCTCACTCAAACAAAAAGCATGTGAGCTTGTCGAAGTGTTTCTAACATTGATACCTCTTCCTGTGGACACTCATACAAAGTTAAAAACTGTGTAGGTCACAGACTATTTCTGTGATCACCCACAGAaacagtgacacacatacagtaccacATCCCCAAAAAATCACtcattatgtttttgtatgttaaaCTGTGTTAATTCAATTACAAAGGCTGAGATGTGTCACCATGTTGTACTCTTATTAGAAGTTAAGTAGTTTTGTGGTGGGAAATTACCATTTGCAGCTGGAGGATGAAATTCTGTGtaactgctgctgtgctggaaatgtgagaaaatgtctGTAACAAATGAAGAACTCAAATTCCTGGAGATGGAGCGTTTCATTCAAGAATGAATGCTGAAATGAATCACTTAAGACTTCTGATAAGTCGCAGCAACCTGTACCATCCAGCTACAGGAAGGTTGTTGAAACTTATCAGCTACTGACGACAGACGCGGGTTGGAAGAGATGGTTGTCTCATGAAGCCAAAACAATCTGAAGCTTAAACCTGAAAAAAACTGTAGAGATGAGGGTAGACTTGAGGAGAAGCCCTCCTCTTGATGCATATATCCTTTGTGGAGGCTTGACTCTGACAACCAGACTTATATTCACTTACTATCAGGCTTTTTATTGACTAGCAACTTCGCATAAATGTCATTTGGATGTAACATGCCCTCCATGTGTATGacaaaaagatgtgttttatagGCAACATAACTGACGTCTCTCACCCCAGCCACCACCTTTTCCAAGCAGTCCCACACGTCGCAGAATCTTCTTCCCCAGAGCCTCCCTAATTTCACACCGAATACAGAAACTCATGACACACCGCTCTTCCTTTAAACAAGCTCATGATGATACGGTCTTAGACATAATCAGAAAGAATTCACAATGCGAAAATTGTTGCCACATACCAAAATTCAGCTCTAGACCCACTCAAAattgttgttcatttatttcagcattttaagACAGATTTAGTTTATAAGCTACACCTCAGTTTATACTAAAGTTAAGCGGGTAACCCTTTCTTTATTTTGGGTTCTTTCACAGTAAATCTTAATCTGTACAATATATTCATgcaactgtaaacacaaatcTGAACACTGCATTTTCTCCCAGTTACATAAAACGTACAATTTAAGTGGCTGTACATTTAAGTCTCTCTTCAGTGTTTATTCATCTCCCAATAATTTATTGTTTCTGCGCCCTTAGCGCTCATCTTGTGAACATATGATTAAATCCTCCTGCCTGCATATGAACACAAGTTGATTTGTACATGCAAGGGCACACTCTCATAACCTCCCTtaactttagtttgttttatgtagTTGGTTTTGCTCCTTACAACTTTGTAAGAAACACTCCAAAGGAATTCATTGTATATGCACATGTCCTTAACAATAAACAGACTCTATTTAAAATTAACTCAAATTTAAATGAAGCCATTTatcaagaaaacacagaagacatCAGGATTTTTAGTGGTGTAGGTCAAGAAAATCCTTTGGGTTTTAAAGTTGGAAAAGAAGGAGGCCTCTGCGCTGGTACTTTTCCTCTCATCTGTGCGACGCGGGCACTTGGAATAACAAAGAACTCGTCTACTTTGCCAGCTTTGCCCCATAAAAGGAtgtcagagaggaaaacagcCCAGATCATTCCCCTCCAGCTTGTCACAATGGGGGCTACAAGAGATGAAGGGGGTCcataataaatacacatgcatgcattctTCACACATAaggcacacataaacacacactgaagtaaCCTTATGTCCTGTTTGTTTCCACAAGAACACCTGCAGAGCATGCAGGGAATTTAGCTCTTAAAGAAGTAATCAAAAACAGGCAGCTACACCTAcagattacacaaacacatactgcaACAAGCACAAGCCTGCCTCACGCTGCTACCCAGCAAATTAATATGCTAAGCAACACACCGGCACATGGTGACTAGCCCCCGCTCCCCTCCTCACATTCACAGAAAAATTCcacacaaagaaatataaaagagCGTTGATGGTTAGTTGGAAGCCCtgtagagaaagagaatgaggcAAGAAGTGAAAGAAGACAGAGTAGAGAGGCAGAGCATGAAAGAgtaaaaagggagggagaggcactgaggggagaaaatgagggggtgttgaggaggaggagggagtctGAGAGAAACAGCTTAAGACGGTGAGAACAGAGGACGGTAGAGAGTACACggcaaaaacagacagagtggGAACAACGGAGAAGGAGTGAATAAACACTTGAAGTATCCATCACCATCAAGCAGGTACAGTAAACCAGTTTGAtcacttttctttacttttaggTGACTTTTATCACTATGGTGACATGTATGCTGACCAGATGCAAAACACTGGAATGGTTTGCTGTTTATTCTTAGAGATTTATTCAGCCAAGGCATTTAAAGCCATGAGAAAAGATATTCTGAATGTAGTGAAAATTTGTACTTTTATTCAGTTGTGGGTTCCCACAGAACTCATGTGGCTTTGTGCCAGGAGAAAATGGAAGTGGTGATGGAGTCACCCCAATAGTTGTATTTTCTGTTCCAGCACTCAGCATTTATTTATCTAAAGCTGTTTACAGGATGGAAAACTAGAACATCCCAAATGTTTGACAATACACAAAGCAATTTCCGAGAAGTAAATGTTGGTAAAATAGTCAACAAGCCAACAAATTTGTTTTATGTCTTACCACTCTCAACAAACTTGTCTTTTgctaaaagagaaaacatcttGAAGTCTCATACACCCTATCTCTTATCCTCAGTACCACTGTGGATCCTTGTTGCCTTTCTTACTATTCCATGTTGTAACCAAGTTCTGTATtttggtttctgtgttttgacgCAGTGACCACTCCTGCAATAACTTCAGCGTCTTGATTTCAGTTCCTTTATTCCACCTTATTTACACTTTAAAGTCTTTATCTAAGGCCTTAACTGGCCTCTAGGTATACTTTCAATATACAAGGTCAATAGACAAACAATGACCAAGGAAGATGTATTTCCTCTCTTTGACAGAATGGATAAACATGTTGTTAACAGTGTTAGTGATCTATTTATGGCTGTATTATTTTGCTCAtcatctgtcatttctgtccTCAGAGATGACGTCACTCTGCAGGAACCTGGCCGtgcttgtcttttttctgaGTGCCTcgcctctcctccactcccacCGCTTCACTCACGCTGCCTCCACTTCCCCTCCCGTCACTCGTCCACGGATCTTATTCATCACTGGCTTGGACTCCGATAACAACTATGgggatgaagatgaggatgacaACCCTGACAGGCTCAGCCCTCCTCCTGAAGGGCTGTACCCGGTGAAGACGACCCTTCTCCAGCAGGCACCGCAGCTCTGCCAACACGACCCCTGCTTGGAGAATCAGGTGCCCTGCGCCCTACTGTTAGAAAAGACTGGGTGCCTCTGTCCTGGGGTCAGTGGGTCTGATAAGCCTCCTCATGCACCACGCATCCAAGGGCTGCTGCCGGTCAGTgaagggagggacagagggaagaTAGAAGTGCAGTGGTGCGCTCCATCTTCTGTGGTGTCTATGTACAGAGTGGTGACTGAGGGAAGTGAGGGGGGTGCCCAGCAGTTTGAGGGCGTTTCACGACGAGGCGTGGTGGGATTTTTGGATGTTGGGACtaaggtgtgtgtggaggcggTGAACAATGCAGGACACAGCACCCCTTCAGATTTCTCCTGTATGCGGTATGACCCTCCTAAATCTTCTAACCATAACCTGCTGGCCTGGGTCATTGGAGGAGGAGTCGCCCTCCTTCTACTTCTCATCATAGCAGCTGTGATCTTCTGGAAGTATCAAATGCAtcaaaaggcaaagagagacGCCACTGATGGACTAGGGAACCCTTCTTACAGCACAGAGGGAACTCTGTGATCCAGACTAGTTCAGCACAGACAATCCATCCCAGTCACACTGAACAGGCCCCTGGAGACACAGTGACGGTGTGATCATGAACAAAAGTCAATGGTCAGTGGTGTTCATGGAATAACACTAACAAATGGGTAATtctattgttgttttgtggttaGAACAACAGGTTTATTTGCTGGCAAATTAACCGTTGTAGGTTTGTTGTAGTGTTTTATCATGGCTGAATTTCAttgtaaatattaataatttttAGGATATACtggctgaaatgtttttaataaactaaaacttattttaataaaaaatggtgtaaaatgtcTTGGTTGAATTTTTGCTTTCATCGGAAAGGTTTTGCTCAGGCCAACATGTTGTAGCATACAGCAGGGTGACAAATtaatgaaggaaaacaacatgatGTGTGCTAGTAAGGTTTAGGGCCACCACAAGCTTTAATGAAGGGATTGCACAATGGTCGGTCCAAAATGTGCCACAGATGTTGAGATTTGATGACTGTGTGGCCCATAGCATATGAGTGTCACCATACACAACACTTATCCAACCATTAATTGACCTCTTGTGTGATatatggaagcatctgcatgtttctccactcatttattcatattttaagtATTTCAATTTAAGAacttaaatatttgtttaagaACAAACTTAAAATACTTTTgcttaatttatttttttgttatcattatgcttctactccaccaTATATCATaaggaaatattatactttttactccactacatttatttgagagCTTCAGTTACgttttactttgcagattaagattttacatacaaaacaaaacatcaattATATGGGATATAGAGAAATTAGCTCCGCCTGGAACAGctttttttcaacataaaaatgtaat
It encodes:
- the LOC139291355 gene encoding LRRN4 C-terminal-like protein, with product MTSLCRNLAVLVFFLSASPLLHSHRFTHAASTSPPVTRPRILFITGLDSDNNYGDEDEDDNPDRLSPPPEGLYPVKTTLLQQAPQLCQHDPCLENQVPCALLLEKTGCLCPGVSGSDKPPHAPRIQGLLPVSEGRDRGKIEVQWCAPSSVVSMYRVVTEGSEGGAQQFEGVSRRGVVGFLDVGTKVCVEAVNNAGHSTPSDFSCMRYDPPKSSNHNLLAWVIGGGVALLLLLIIAAVIFWKYQMHQKAKRDATDGLGNPSYSTEGTL